Genomic DNA from Leptotrichia sp. oral taxon 215 str. W9775:
AAATCTTGAAAAGGGTATGCCAGTACATAAAGGAATGAAATTAGGTAAAATAACTACCATAGGTGTTGAAACAGATGTAAAGTCACCTGTAGATGGTGTTTTAAAGGAAATTTTAGTGTCAGATCAGGCGGCGGTTGACTTTGCAAAGCCTTTATTTATAATTGAAGTACTGTAAAAAATTTAAATCAAAATGTAAAAATATAAATTATTTTAAAAGATGAAGAAAAGTTTGGGAGGATTCATGTTTAAAAAAATATTGATAGCAAATAGAGGGGAAATAGCAGTAAGAATTATAAGAGCGGCAAGAGAACTTGGAATAGCGACAGTTGCTGTCTATTCAGAAGCTGATAAGGATTCCTTACATGTAACATTGGCAGATGAAGCAATCTGTATAGGTTCTGCAAGCAGTGCAGACTCATATTTGAAAATACCTAATATAATTTCAGCGGCACTTATTACAAAAAGTGAAGCAATACATCCAGGATATGGATTTTTATCAGAAAATGCATCTTTTGCAAAAATATGTGCACAAAATAATATAGTATTTATAGGGCCTAGTCCTGAACTTATAAATATGATGGGAGACAAGGCAACAGCAAGGGAAACTGCAATCAAGCATAAAGTACCTATAACAAAAGGATCAGATGGTATAGTTCCTAATGTTGAAGAAGCTAAGAAGGTTGCAAAATGGATAACTTATCCTGTTATGATAAAAGCTACTGCTGGTGGTGGTGGAAAAGGAATGAGAATTGCCCACGATGAAAAAGAACTTGTAGAAAACTATATTGCGGCACAGAATGAAGCAAAAGCGGCTTTTGGAAATCCTGATGTATATATTGAAAAATATGTTGAAGAACCAAGACACGTTGAAATACAGGTTATAGGAGATAAGTTTGGAAATGCAGTTCACCTTGGAGAAAGGGACTGTTCCATTCAGAGAAGACATCAGAAACTGATAGAAGAAGCTCCGTCTGCAGGAATAGATGCAAAAACAAGAGAAAAAATGGGAAAATTTGCAGCAAAACTTACAAAGGGAATAGGATACGACAGTGTTGGAACCTTGGAATTCCTTGTTGATAAAAATATGAATTTCTATTTTATGGAAATGAATACAAGAATACAGGTTGAGCATACAATAAGTGAAGAAATCACAGGAGTTGACCTAGTTAAAGAACAAATTAGAGTTGCAGCAGGGGAAAAATTAAGTTTTACTCAAAAGGATATAAGTATAACTGGTCATGCAATTGAATGCAGAATAAATGCTGAAGATTCAGAAAATGGATTCCTTCCTTCAAGCGGAACTCTTGAAAAATATATACCGTCAGGAGGAATAGGAGTAAGAGTGGATTCGCATTCTTACCAGAATTATGATATTCCACCATACTACGATTCAATGATAGCCAAGCTTATAGTAAAGGGAAAAACAAGGGAAGAAGCTATTCAGAGAATGAAAAGGGCTTTAAAGGAATTTCTGATTGAAGGGGTAGATACAACAATTCCTTTCCATTTAAGAGTTCTTGACAATGAAGACTTTAAAAAGGGAACAATATACACAAACTTTATAGAAACACATTTTAAGGATACTTTAAATAAATAAAAATAAGAAAGCAAATTAGGAGGTAACAGCATGAATGAATTAGGAAATGTAAGTATATCACAGGAAGTTGTAGCAACAATTGCAGAATCTGTAATAACTGAAATTGACGGGGTACACAGTTTAGTTGGAAGTTCTTCAAAAAATGAAATAACTAAATTTTTTCAAAGTGTATCTTCAGGTGGAGGAAAAGGAATAGAAGTAGAAGTTGGAGAAACAGAATGTACACTTGATTTGTACATCATTGCAAAATTAGGATATCAGCTTCCAGCTCTGGCAGGTGAAATTCAGACAAAAGTAGTTAAAGCAATAACTGAAATGACAGGATTAAAGGTTCAGGAGGTAAATGTATTTATCCAGAAGGTTGTAAAAGATGTTCCTGAACAGGAAGCACAACCTAAAAAATTACCTGAAAACAATAATGTTGCTGAAGAAAAATAAAAGGAGTGATTTATGATAGCTTTATTAGGTCTTCTCGCTAGATTATCTGTTATACTTGGATTTGTCGGAGTGGCTTTTGCCAGTATATCAGATTTGCTAATGAGAACAAATTATTTAACAATGGTGGATAGCATGGTTGACCTTGGAAGTACAAAAGTAAAAATAGTTCTTGGACTTATGGCAATTATCTATCTTGTAATATTTCTTCTATCCTACATAAATAAACTTACTAAATATTCTAATAATAGAAAAGTTAAAAATAAAAGTGGGGAAATAGAAGTTACTATAAAAACAATAAATGAAGTTGCAAAAGATTTTCTTGCTTCACAGGAAATTATAAAAAATTCCAAGATAAAATCTTATCCTAGTGGAAAAGCAGTAGTTATTGAAGCAGTTGTTGATACATACAATGTGGATAATTTAAAGGATAAGTTGACAAAAATACAGGAAAAGCTTTCTGAGCATGTATTTAATTCTACAGGAATTACTGTTAAGAAAAGCAAGGTAAATCTGAAAAAAGTATTAGGTGAAACAATTGTTGAGAAAAAAATAATTGAAGAGCCTGTAAATGTTAAGGAAAATATTTCTGAAACAGTTTTAGAGGAAAAAAATTCCGTTCAAGAAGAAGGAGAAAATTAATGACACGTAGAGAAATTCGGGAAGAAATTTTTAAA
This window encodes:
- the accC gene encoding acetyl-CoA carboxylase biotin carboxylase subunit; translation: MFKKILIANRGEIAVRIIRAARELGIATVAVYSEADKDSLHVTLADEAICIGSASSADSYLKIPNIISAALITKSEAIHPGYGFLSENASFAKICAQNNIVFIGPSPELINMMGDKATARETAIKHKVPITKGSDGIVPNVEEAKKVAKWITYPVMIKATAGGGGKGMRIAHDEKELVENYIAAQNEAKAAFGNPDVYIEKYVEEPRHVEIQVIGDKFGNAVHLGERDCSIQRRHQKLIEEAPSAGIDAKTREKMGKFAAKLTKGIGYDSVGTLEFLVDKNMNFYFMEMNTRIQVEHTISEEITGVDLVKEQIRVAAGEKLSFTQKDISITGHAIECRINAEDSENGFLPSSGTLEKYIPSGGIGVRVDSHSYQNYDIPPYYDSMIAKLIVKGKTREEAIQRMKRALKEFLIEGVDTTIPFHLRVLDNEDFKKGTIYTNFIETHFKDTLNK
- a CDS encoding Asp23/Gls24 family envelope stress response protein, producing MNELGNVSISQEVVATIAESVITEIDGVHSLVGSSSKNEITKFFQSVSSGGGKGIEVEVGETECTLDLYIIAKLGYQLPALAGEIQTKVVKAITEMTGLKVQEVNVFIQKVVKDVPEQEAQPKKLPENNNVAEEK
- the amaP gene encoding alkaline shock response membrane anchor protein AmaP produces the protein MIALLGLLARLSVILGFVGVAFASISDLLMRTNYLTMVDSMVDLGSTKVKIVLGLMAIIYLVIFLLSYINKLTKYSNNRKVKNKSGEIEVTIKTINEVAKDFLASQEIIKNSKIKSYPSGKAVVIEAVVDTYNVDNLKDKLTKIQEKLSEHVFNSTGITVKKSKVNLKKVLGETIVEKKIIEEPVNVKENISETVLEEKNSVQEEGEN